CTCGCCCTTGTGGGCCTGGGACACGTAGACGTGCACATGGTTCGACATGACGACCGTCGGGTGCACCGGCTCGTGCAGCTCCGAGACCAGCGCCTGCAACGGGTGCGACTGCACCGGCAGCCGCACGCCGGCCCGTTCGGCCAGCACGCTGCTGTGCCCGGCGGCCGCGAGACCGACCCGGCCGGCGTGGATGCGGCCCCGGTCGGTCTCGACGCCCACGACCCGGTCACCGTCCTTGAGGAAGCCGGTGACCTCGCAGCCCTGGATCAGGTCCACGCCCAGCTCGTCGGCGCGGCGGGCCAGCGCCCAGGCCACGTGGTCGTGCTTGGCGATGCCGGCCCTTGGCTGGAAGGTGCCGCCGAGGACGGGATAGCGGGTGCAGGGTGAGACGTTGAGGATGGGGCAGACCTCGGCCACCTGGTCCGGGGTGAGCCACTCGGCGTCGACTCCGTTGAGGCGGTTGGCGTTCACCCGGCGCATGCCCTCGCGGACGTCCTGGGGGGTGTGGGCGAGGTTGAGGACACCGCGCTGGCTGAACAGGAAGTCGTAGTCGAGTTCCTCGGGCAGCCGCTCCCACAGCTTGAGCGCGTGCTCGTAGATCGCCGCGCTCTCGTCCCGGAGGTAGTTGGAGCGGATGATCGTGGTGTTGCGGGCCATGTTGCCGCCGGCCAGCCAGCCCTTCTCCAGGACCGCCACATTGCTGATGCCGTGGTTCTCGGCGAGGTAGTAGGCGGTGGCCAGGCCGTGGCCGCCCGCGCCGACGATGACGACGTCGTACGAGGAGCGCGGCTCGGGGTCGCGCCACAGGAAGTCGGGGTGCTCGGGCAGCGGTCGGGGGGTCATGCCGGGGCTCCGTCCACGCAGAGGGCCTGGGCGCCCGAGTGCGGCTGCACGTTCGCGGCCTCGGCGCCGAACAGGTCCCTCACCCGGTTGATGGCCGGCCGCTCGACGACGTCGACGTGTTCGCAGTCACCGTAGGAGCGGCGGCCCGGGCAGCCCTCGGCCTGCTTGTCGGTGAGGACCGAGCCCTGGGCCTCCAGCACGGCGGCCGGGGCGAAGTTCTCCGAGGCGATCATCATGGGTGCACCATCCTGGGAGCAACTGATGCGCGACTGATATATCAGACTCTGCGGTACGGTATGGGAGCTCGCCGGACAGGTCAAGGGGGCATTGATGCGGCAGCTGGCGGCCGAGGGCAGGAGCGGGGATCCCCGGGGCGCGGAACCCGGCGGTGAGGAGCTGTCCCTCGCCGAGCGCGCCTACCGCGCCATCCGCGACCGGCTCGTCATGCTCGAGATCCGCCCGGGCGCGCCGATCCACGAGGAGCAGCTGGCGCAGTCCCTCGGTGTCGGTCGGACGCCGGTGCGCGAGGCGCTGAAGCGGCTCCAGTACGAGCGTCTGATCACGACCTATCCCCGGCGCGGCACCTTCGCCACCGAGGTCAACATCACCGACCTCGCCCATATCTCCGAGGTGCGCCAGGAGCTGGAACCCCTGGCCGCCGCCCAGGCCGCGCGGCGTGCCACGGCGGCGGACCGGGCGGTCCTGACGGCCCTGCGGCGGGGTCTGGAGAGCGCTGATCCCGCTCGGCAGGACGCCACCGAGCTGATGCACCTGGATCTCCAGGTCCACCGCGCGGTCTACACCGCCGCGCACAACCCGTATCTGGAGGACACCCTCGTCCGTCACGACAACCTCGCCACCCGCATCTGGTGCCTGTTCATCGACCGCCTGTCCGACATGGCGGGGCACGTCGAGGAGCACGGGCCGCTGATCGAGGCGATCGTCGCCGGTGAGCCGGAGAAGGCGGCGCGGCTCGCCCGGGGGCACGTCGAGGGGTTCGAGCAGGCGATCCGCGCGGCCATCTGAGCGTTCACGCTGGTCACCGCAGTGCCTGTCGGCAGACGAGCCTCAGCGCGTCGGTAGCGGGACAATCGGTGCAGGGAATCGTGAGCAGACCGGGGCGGCACATCCGGAGGCACCGTGGAGGGACGCGTACCGGAGGACTTGGCGGTCGTCGTCGACGCCGACGGGGCGATCATGGTGTGGAGCGACGGTGCTCGCCGCCTGCTGGGATACGAACCCGCCGAGCTCGTGGGCAGGCCCGTCACCGACCTGCTCGCCGCCGGGCTGCCGGAGTCCACGCGGCGGCACGCGGCCGACGGCCGGCGCTGGGCCGGTGAGGTGGCGCTGCGCCACCGGGACGGCGACCGCGTCGTGGTCCGGCTGCAGGGGACGCCGCTGCTGAATGCCAGGGGCGGGCGGCTCTGGCTCGTGACCGGCACCGTGCCGGTGTACACGCCGGCGCGGGCCGAGCACGGCACCCTGCCGCTGTGGGACCTCACGCTCGCCCAGCTCCCCGTGCCGGTGGCGGTCTACGACCGGGACGCCCGGCTGGTGGCCGCCAACGAGATCATGATCGAGGTCATGGGCAGGTCCGAGGAGGAGATGAGGGGCCTGACCCTGTGGGAGATCGAGCCGAACCCGCCCTTCGACACCTACGACCGCCTCCAGCGGGAGGTCCTGCGCACCGGCGAGATGATCTTCCATGAGGAGCACGGCCAGGCCCCGGGCGAGACCCGGCCGCACGCATGGTCCATGTTCCTGTCGCCGCTGAAGGACGAGGCCGGCGCGGTCCAGGGCCTCTCGGCGACCGTGTTCGACACGACGGAGCAGTACTGGGGTCGCCGCCGGCTGGCGGTGCTCAACGAGGCCAGTCTGCGGATCGGCAGCACCCTGGACGTGACCCGGACGGCCGAGGAGCTGGCCGAGGTGGCCGTGGCCGGGGGGTTCGCGGACTTCATCACCGTGGATCTGCTGGAGTCCGTCGCCCTCGGTGACGAGCCGGGACCGCTGCCGCCGGACACGCCGGTCAGCGTGCGGCGCACCGCGCAGCGGTCGGTGCTGGAGGGCTGCCCGGAGTCGGTGGTCGCCTCGGGCGAGACGACCCGCTACCCGGTGGGGACGCTGCCGCTGCGGACCCTGGGCGCCGACCGGGGCGCCCGGCACCGGCCGGGGGACCCGGAGCTGCGGGAGTGGCTCAGGGCCTCTCCCGGCCGTGCGGAGACCGTGTCCAAATACATGATCCACTCGGTGATGATGGTGCCGCTGCGCGCCCGCGGTGTGACGCTGGGCCTGGTGCACTTCCTGCGGCACCGGACGCCGGAGTGGTTCAGCGAGGACGATCTGCTGCTCGCGGAGGAGATCGTCGCCCGGGCGGCGGTGAGCGTGGACAACGCCCGCCGCTACACCCGTGAACGCCGCACGGCGCTGGCGCTCCAGCGCAGTCTGCTCCCCGAGCGGCCACCGGAGCTGGCGGCGATGGACGTCGCCTACCGCTATCTGCCGACCGGGGCCGGCGCGGACATCGGGGGCGACTGGTTCGACGTGATCCCGCTGTCCGGCGCCCGGGTCGCCCTGGTCGTGGGCGACGTGGTGGGCCACGGCATCCAGGCGTCGGCCACGATGGGCCGGCTGCG
This is a stretch of genomic DNA from Streptomyces hawaiiensis. It encodes these proteins:
- a CDS encoding sarcosine oxidase subunit beta family protein, whose translation is MTPRPLPEHPDFLWRDPEPRSSYDVVIVGAGGHGLATAYYLAENHGISNVAVLEKGWLAGGNMARNTTIIRSNYLRDESAAIYEHALKLWERLPEELDYDFLFSQRGVLNLAHTPQDVREGMRRVNANRLNGVDAEWLTPDQVAEVCPILNVSPCTRYPVLGGTFQPRAGIAKHDHVAWALARRADELGVDLIQGCEVTGFLKDGDRVVGVETDRGRIHAGRVGLAAAGHSSVLAERAGVRLPVQSHPLQALVSELHEPVHPTVVMSNHVHVYVSQAHKGELVMGAGVDSYNGYGQRGSFHVIERQMAAAVELFPVFARAHVLRTWGGIVDVTPDASPIIGRTPVEGLYVNCGWGTGGFKATPAAGWTFAHTLATGEPHPLNAPFALERFTTGALIDEHGAAAVAH
- a CDS encoding GntR family transcriptional regulator; protein product: MRQLAAEGRSGDPRGAEPGGEELSLAERAYRAIRDRLVMLEIRPGAPIHEEQLAQSLGVGRTPVREALKRLQYERLITTYPRRGTFATEVNITDLAHISEVRQELEPLAAAQAARRATAADRAVLTALRRGLESADPARQDATELMHLDLQVHRAVYTAAHNPYLEDTLVRHDNLATRIWCLFIDRLSDMAGHVEEHGPLIEAIVAGEPEKAARLARGHVEGFEQAIRAAI
- a CDS encoding SpoIIE family protein phosphatase, producing the protein MEGRVPEDLAVVVDADGAIMVWSDGARRLLGYEPAELVGRPVTDLLAAGLPESTRRHAADGRRWAGEVALRHRDGDRVVVRLQGTPLLNARGGRLWLVTGTVPVYTPARAEHGTLPLWDLTLAQLPVPVAVYDRDARLVAANEIMIEVMGRSEEEMRGLTLWEIEPNPPFDTYDRLQREVLRTGEMIFHEEHGQAPGETRPHAWSMFLSPLKDEAGAVQGLSATVFDTTEQYWGRRRLAVLNEASLRIGSTLDVTRTAEELAEVAVAGGFADFITVDLLESVALGDEPGPLPPDTPVSVRRTAQRSVLEGCPESVVASGETTRYPVGTLPLRTLGADRGARHRPGDPELREWLRASPGRAETVSKYMIHSVMMVPLRARGVTLGLVHFLRHRTPEWFSEDDLLLAEEIVARAAVSVDNARRYTRERRTALALQRSLLPERPPELAAMDVAYRYLPTGAGADIGGDWFDVIPLSGARVALVVGDVVGHGIQASATMGRLRTAVRTLADVDLAPDELLTQLDDLVIRLDREEGPEARGAQEASGQVGATCLYAVYDPVSRRCTMARAGHPAPALVTPGGEVRFLDLPAGPPLGLGGLPFEAAEVRLEENSLLALYTDGLIEAPDHDIEVGIGLLHRALSGPAGTLDETCDRVLRTVLAGRPEDDIVLMLARTAMLGAGKVRTWQLPPEPTAVARARKMAGEQLAEWGLTEAEFATELIVSELVTNALRYGGAPIELRLIRDSTLICEVSDGSNTAPHLRRARVFDEGGRGLLLVAQLAERWGSRQTATGKTIWAEQPLPAGM